From the genome of Passer domesticus isolate bPasDom1 chromosome 12, bPasDom1.hap1, whole genome shotgun sequence:
GCCTTGATGCTGGCGGGGTCGGTGACTTCTGCAGAGCCGGCACAGGGGAGTTCAGAGcctgtgtccccatgctggAGTCCCCTCTGTTCCCCCAGAGGTGGCAGTGCCCGATGGCCCTGAGGGACcagcctcctggcacagctccctcccagctcccagggtgtgcccagcctgggcactcgCCAGAGGAACTGGGGCAAAGGACCCGCACCTCGGGGCACCTACCGAGCgggatgatgatgatgttgGGGTGCTTGGAGGCCAAATTCTGTAACTCCTGAAACAGAGGGCACAGTGTAGGCatggggaggctgcagaggcTGTGCAGAGGCTCAGCCTTTCCCAGAGCAATCCTCATTGTTctggctccatccctgcacTACCGTGGAGCTGCACTATGCTCCAGCTGCCTGGAACCCAATGGATGGGGAGGACTCTGTGCCCAAGTGTCACTGCTCCCTCCATGCAACCCATGCACAACTGCTCCCACGTGGTctcagcccagctgccctgtccccaaggtgccTGACTGAAGCTCCAGACACTTGCAAGCACCATCCCTGTTCCAATCTCCCCTGACACCAAGAGCTGCcatcccccagcacagccactgcctcTCGCCCAGTCTCACCTGTGCTCGCTGTCCCTTGGGGTCCCGACAGCCTGCAAAGATCCACTGAGGTGGGTTTGGCATCCTCAGGAAATGCTGGACGAGCCCCAGGCCGATGCCTCGGTTGGCCCCAGTCACCAGCACGGAGCGGACGTGGAGCCCTGCCATGCTGCTtgtcctcctctgctccagctctcaCTGTTTGCTCTGCTCTCTAATATTTCCTTTTAGCTTTTTCCACAGATACTCCACCCACTCAGGGTTTACAACAACCCTTGGATCCAGGAGGAGCAACTGCACCTGCCCTTCAAACTCCAGGCCATTGATCCTGGCTGGGAGCCAGTCCTTGTTTCCAAAGGGCAAAAACCCTTGGCAGTTTCAGGCAAATTCTGCTGTCATTGGGAAACCTGGTGCCATAAGCCAGGAGAGGATGTTGTGCatgaggagggaaggagcagcatgTGGAAGGGATGAGGGAAGCTCCAGGGCTCACATGGACTTGCCACCTTCCCAAGAAGGGCTTTCTGCATCAGACCCACACAAGACTGGGAACAGGCTGATCTCATCCCCCTGCCACAGACCCCTGGGCCAGGACATTCCTCATGTGGCCACGAGCTGACACTCTCAGCCTTGAGCTGGCCTCCTCCGAGCCAAGGCCCATTTCCTGACTGTCAAGTGAAACAAGGCTCCCATGGATGGAAGCACACCCAGAGGATCCAGTCTCCTGGCAGAAGGATGGGCACCTGCCTGGCCAGCACATCACCAGCTGCTGGCCTTGCACTCCAGCAAGGCAAAGACACAAACTGCAGGCTGCCACATCTTCATGCAGCATCTGTGTCCttgcagcaggaatttctgccactcctggagcaggcagccagggcaAGGAGggtgtgagctgcagcagggctgctgcacgTCATCAACATCTCCTCCAAACTGGGCTCCATCGGGCTGTGCCTCCGCATGCCAGAGGCCCCCATGTACCCGTACCGGGCCAGCAAGGGGAGGTGCCAGGGGAGGTGCTGGAGATGCTGCCCCAGGAACGGTGCCCCTGGAGGGGAGGGAGCCCATGGGtcaccccctgccccagccaccCACCCCCTGCCTGGTTATCCCAGGTGGAAGCACAGAgactgggacagcagcagctgggactgAGCCTTCCAGGAGGGTCTTTCAGGTGCTTTGTCCCAGAACTGTCTCCCATTTCTCATCTCCTCAGACATTTTCTGCCTAGGAAGTgtctcctctccagcctgggaaatgtctcctcccctgcccaccTACTCCTCAGgttgtgctggcagggctgtgcttctTCTGGGTTTCCAAGGACATGGGGATGAGGTGTTTGGCTGTGGAGCTTCAAGATGAGAAGGGCTTGGGAAGAAACTCCTGTCTCCTTCCCCAACCCACCTGTGGTCCCCCTGCATCCTCCACCTCTGTAAACTCTGGCAGCTGATGTCTCTCTGCTCTGTCTCCACACTGAATCTCCATAACCAGTCTCCCCTCCAGTGCCTCCTGGAGGGGAGGTCTGCAGAGGGCAGTCACAGTGCCATGGGACCTGCTGGCTGTCACTCATGGGGATGCCAGTGACAGCCATGGGTTGGGGCAGCTGTGGGCACCACCAATCCCCAGTGGAGCAGTGGGATATCTGCAAAGGGCCACCCCATGATCTGGCACTGCACAACAGAGCTGGGGGTCTCAGCAGGAGTTTATTGAGGATGTGGGGGAGGTGGGAGCAGTGCCAAAGGGACCTCTTGGTGCCAGGATCCTGAAGTGGTGTCTCACCAGGGCACAACCTTCCCTTCCCAGTCCAGGAAGGCACCGGTGTCCTTctcagagagggaggagaggacCTTCAGCATCCCTTGCACGCTGTCATCCACGGtcacagggggctgtggggcagaggGGGAAATGCAGCCCATGCCCAAGGCCTGGctgagggccctggagcagctggagccaggGAAAAGAACTTCTCCAGGGCAAAGGGAAAGCTGAAAACCCCAGTGGGAGGGATTGAGATGAGAActgaggggatggggacacccaGCAGTCAGGACCAGGACAgggggagctgccccagcagggattgggcaggcagggaagccatgggcaggggctcAGGATAGCAACTCCCACCCTTGCAAAatcagcacaggagctctgatGGACCCTCCCCAGGGGAGTTCCTACCGTGTGTCCGGCAGAGCTGCCCATGTCAGTTTGCACCCAGCCAGGGTGGAGAGCGACGCAGAGGATGCCGTGCTCCTTGTAGGCCAGGGACTGGCACTTGCTCAGCATGTTCAGAGCAGCCTGTGGGGAGACAAGGCAGGGATGGTggtgggaggggaaggggggctGCAAGGGgacctgcagctgggcagggaaagcaaaggtGTGACAGCACCTTGCTGCAGCGGTAGGAGACACCTGGTAACAACTCCCAACCAAAGCAAGAAGTGATGGAGCCGCCAATGCTGGACATGTTGAcgatggcagccttgctgcagctcagccctgagccTGGGCTCCCCTGGGCAGCCTTCTTCAGCAAGGGCAGAAATGCCTGCGAGgagacagaggggacaggagcacACATGGACACGGCACAAGGCAGGGGAGAAGCTCCTTCCACACTGGGCAACATGCACACCAGCACTGGGGGGGCATCCTCCCTCCTctttcccagtgccccagccaggctggctccagctccTGAGCTCCAGTCCATGGCTCCCTGAGCTTCTCATCAACTGAGAGCCCATCAGGGCACCAGAGCACTGACAGGAGCCCCTCCCACTGGCCCTTCACTCCCTCTATAATGTCCACTTTGAGCTGTGCTGTAGTGCTGGGGACTCACCTGGCCCATCAGCAGGGGTCCCACCGTGTTGGTGGTGTAAGTCTCAGTCATGTCCTGCAGATTCTCATTATTAATGGATTTTGGTTTCAAAATTCCAGCGTTGTTGATGAGGAGGTTGAGTCCAGAGCCCCCCAGGTGCTCCCCAACCTTGGCTGCAGCTGCCTTGATGCTGGCGGGGTCGGCGACTTCTGCAGAGCCGGCACAGGGGAGGTCAGAGCCTGTGTCCCCTTGCTGGAGTCCCCTGTTCCCCCAGAGGTGGCAGTGCCCGATGGCCCTGAGGGACCAgccccctggcacagctccctcccagctcccagggtgtgcccagcctgggcactcgccagaggagctggggcaaAGGACCCGCACCTCGGGGCACCTACCGAGCgggatgatgatgatgttgGGGTGCTTGGAGGCCAAATTCTGTAACTCCTGAAACAGAGGGCACAGTGCAGGcatggggaggctgcaggggctgtgcagaggctcagcctttcccaggctgagccctcattgctctggctccatccctgcacTACCGTGGAGCTGCACTATGCTCCAGCTGCCTGGAACCCAATGGATGGGGAGGACTCCGTGCCCAAGTATCACTACTCCCTCCACACATCCCATGCACAACTGCTCCCACGTGGTctcagcccagctgccctgTCCTCAAGGTGCCTGACTGAAGCTCCAGACACTTGCAAACACCATCCTGTTCCAATCTCCCCTGACACCAAGAGCTGCcatcccccagcacagccactgcctcTCGCCCAGTCTCACCTGTGCTCGCTGTCCCTTGGGGTCCCGACAGCCTGCAAAGATCCACTGAGGTGGGTTTGGCATCCTCAGGAAATGCTGGACGAGCCCCAGGCCGATGCCTCGGTTGGCCCCAGTCACCAGCACGGAGCGGACGTGGAGCCCTGCCATGCTGCTtgtcctcctctgctccagctctcaCTGTTTGCTCTGCTCTCTAATATTTCCTTT
Proteins encoded in this window:
- the LOC135279420 gene encoding C-signal-like isoform X1 encodes the protein MAGLHVRSVLVTGANRGIGLGLVQHFLRMPNPPQWIFAGCRDPKGQRAQELQNLASKHPNIIIIPLEVADPASIKAAAAKVGEHLGGSGLNLLINNAGILKPKSINNENLQDMTETYTTNTVGPLLMGQAFLPLLKKAAQGSPGSGLSCSKAAIVNMSSIGGSITSCFGWELLPGVSYRCSKAALNMLSKCQSLAYKEHGILCVALHPGWVQTDMGSSAGHTPPVTVDDSVQGMLKVLSSLSEKDTGAFLDWEGKVVPW